A DNA window from Maribellus comscasis contains the following coding sequences:
- a CDS encoding DUF4249 domain-containing protein: MKLIFPVFILLFWGCEKKIDVDLNETNPVIVIEGTLSDNPNMARVKISNTTSYFSTEPAEMFAGATVKIADEEGRQFELAENNGEYKNDSIIPNANSQYTLSVTIGENIYESVSKMHRTVFIDSMGMVLNEDYSVLQKGYNVYLYFHDPPGENNYYRLKMFLNGEEEDAPEDFIVFDDNNTNGKFVELRIRRKIYEIGDTVKYELQTLDKAAYEYFSAVSELIDENSAVSASPANPNPNFSNGALGYFSAYSCDEKTIVIQSKIKSLK, encoded by the coding sequence ATGAAACTCATATTTCCGGTTTTTATCTTGCTTTTCTGGGGCTGCGAAAAAAAAATTGATGTAGACCTTAATGAAACAAATCCTGTTATTGTTATAGAAGGAACATTATCAGACAACCCAAATATGGCGCGTGTTAAAATATCCAATACTACAAGTTACTTTAGTACAGAACCAGCTGAAATGTTTGCCGGAGCTACCGTGAAAATTGCCGATGAAGAGGGACGCCAGTTTGAACTTGCTGAAAATAACGGAGAGTATAAGAATGATTCTATTATCCCGAATGCAAATAGCCAGTACACACTTTCAGTTACCATTGGTGAAAATATCTATGAGTCGGTTTCAAAAATGCACAGAACTGTGTTTATCGATTCTATGGGAATGGTTTTAAATGAAGATTATTCTGTTTTGCAAAAAGGTTATAATGTCTATCTTTATTTTCATGACCCGCCAGGGGAGAACAATTATTATCGTCTGAAAATGTTTTTGAACGGAGAAGAGGAAGATGCGCCTGAAGACTTTATTGTTTTTGATGATAACAATACAAACGGAAAGTTTGTGGAACTACGTATTCGAAGAAAAATATATGAAATTGGTGATACTGTAAAGTATGAATTACAAACCCTGGATAAAGCGGCTTACGAATATTTTAGCGCTGTTTCCGAACTTATTGATGAGAATTCAGCAGTTTCAGCTTCGCCGGCCAATCCAAATCCAAATTTTTCCAACGGAGCACTGGGATATTTTTCCGCATACTCCTGTGATGAAAAAACAATAGTAATTCAGTCGAAAATTAAAAGTTTAAAATGA
- the cobA gene encoding uroporphyrinogen-III C-methyltransferase, translated as MDISHLISIVGAGPGDPELLTVKAERRIKEADVVLYDALMGGAILDLVKPGCVKKFVGKRHNDGQDQKVRQTEICNDLVFWAQKNKKIVRLKTGDPMIFARGAEEIRFCKENNLNYEVIPGITAATAGASIFSIPLTERQKSNMVLFYTACRKEDRFSDINVVADVICSGSPVLIYMGLSCLPELAEKLQDSGVSSSVPVQVLSKISQNTQKSYTTNLGEIETFMETNTPETPSVVIIGKYALGI; from the coding sequence ATGGACATATCGCATTTGATATCGATCGTAGGTGCCGGCCCCGGCGATCCTGAATTACTGACTGTTAAAGCAGAGAGACGTATCAAAGAAGCTGACGTGGTTTTGTATGACGCGCTTATGGGCGGAGCGATACTCGATTTGGTAAAACCAGGTTGTGTGAAAAAGTTTGTAGGAAAACGACATAACGACGGACAAGACCAGAAAGTAAGGCAAACAGAGATCTGTAACGATTTAGTATTCTGGGCGCAAAAAAACAAAAAGATTGTACGTTTAAAAACCGGTGATCCAATGATTTTTGCCCGTGGAGCAGAGGAAATAAGGTTTTGTAAAGAAAACAATTTAAACTATGAAGTGATTCCGGGAATAACAGCCGCTACAGCAGGTGCATCAATATTTTCAATTCCCCTAACCGAGCGCCAGAAAAGTAACATGGTATTGTTTTATACCGCTTGCAGAAAAGAAGATCGCTTCTCGGATATTAATGTGGTTGCCGATGTAATTTGTTCGGGGTCGCCGGTGTTAATTTATATGGGATTGAGTTGTTTGCCCGAACTCGCTGAGAAATTGCAGGATTCTGGTGTGTCGTCATCTGTTCCGGTACAGGTATTGAGTAAAATCTCACAAAATACACAGAAGAGCTACACTACTAATTTAGGTGAAATTGAAACATTTATGGAAACCAATACTCCGGAAACCCCGTCGGTAGTTATCATTGGTAAATATGCGCTGGGGATTTAA
- a CDS encoding assimilatory sulfite reductase (NADPH) flavoprotein subunit translates to MSLKSNPLSEKQKIALNELVKDVTAEQIIWLNGFLDGRLAGLNGNGSPVEVTSVLTEAVKETTTVANLTILFGTETGNAEEVAQKLAEKASFKNVAVNVVDMYDYDPKKLKDEENVAIIVSTHGEGEPPDMAEEFHKFVTGKRLPKLENLSFSVLALGDKTYRNFCQTGEEIYNALKKNGGFPATPLARCDVDYEATAEVWMNNLLINLTPSETTTKVETAVEETTVITSPPTTKVPVSEFSKKNPFGAMVLDKVRITGNGSDKEVYHLELSLEESGLIYEPGDSVGVFTKNPPELVDDIIQKCGFDPEKNIAFGEEEVSLLNALTYHYEITVMTFDALQKYYERTKNPELKIILEDDKKLDEYLYGCDLLDLLEDFPFDWNVNKLIEILRPLPPRLYSISSSMESVGDEVHITVSVVNFERKKRQRFGACSSNLADFIDQDDKIPIYIEKNPGFRLPANGARIIMVGAGTGIAPYRAFMQQRESLGMKGNTWLFFGDRRFQSDFLYQTEWQKLLEKKLLERMDVAFSRDQEEKIYVQHKLKENRKEIFNWMDNGAHFYLCGDRKNMANDVTRTFLEIIRTEGGVSEEQAEKYLKQLKKEKRFQTDVY, encoded by the coding sequence ATGAGTTTAAAATCGAATCCATTAAGTGAAAAGCAGAAAATTGCTTTAAATGAATTGGTGAAAGATGTAACAGCCGAACAGATAATTTGGCTGAACGGTTTTTTAGACGGACGACTGGCCGGACTAAATGGAAACGGAAGTCCTGTTGAGGTAACATCAGTACTTACCGAGGCTGTAAAGGAAACTACAACAGTGGCAAATCTCACCATTCTGTTTGGTACCGAAACGGGAAATGCCGAAGAGGTAGCTCAAAAACTGGCTGAAAAAGCAAGTTTTAAAAATGTGGCTGTTAATGTGGTAGATATGTACGATTATGATCCTAAAAAATTAAAAGATGAAGAAAATGTTGCAATTATAGTTAGTACTCACGGCGAAGGAGAACCACCTGATATGGCGGAAGAGTTTCATAAATTTGTTACAGGGAAACGTCTTCCCAAGCTCGAAAACTTGAGCTTCTCTGTCCTGGCATTGGGCGATAAAACTTACCGAAACTTTTGCCAAACGGGTGAAGAGATTTATAATGCCTTAAAAAAGAATGGTGGCTTTCCTGCTACACCGCTGGCCAGGTGCGATGTTGATTACGAAGCCACTGCGGAAGTATGGATGAATAACCTGCTTATCAACTTAACACCTTCCGAAACAACAACAAAAGTTGAAACGGCAGTTGAAGAGACCACTGTTATTACTTCGCCTCCAACCACCAAAGTTCCGGTTTCAGAATTTTCTAAAAAGAATCCTTTTGGTGCAATGGTGCTCGATAAAGTTCGAATTACCGGTAATGGTTCCGACAAGGAAGTGTATCATCTTGAACTTTCGCTTGAAGAGTCAGGATTAATATACGAGCCTGGAGATTCTGTTGGTGTGTTTACTAAAAATCCACCGGAATTGGTTGACGATATTATTCAAAAATGCGGATTCGACCCGGAGAAAAACATTGCTTTTGGAGAAGAAGAGGTATCCTTGTTAAATGCACTCACCTACCATTACGAAATTACTGTAATGACATTTGATGCATTACAGAAATATTATGAGAGGACAAAAAATCCGGAACTCAAAATAATTCTGGAAGATGACAAAAAGCTTGACGAATATCTTTACGGATGCGACTTGCTTGACCTACTCGAAGATTTCCCGTTCGACTGGAACGTAAACAAACTGATTGAAATTTTGCGACCACTTCCTCCGCGTTTGTATTCCATTTCTTCAAGTATGGAAAGTGTTGGCGACGAGGTTCATATTACTGTTTCGGTCGTAAATTTTGAAAGGAAGAAACGGCAACGTTTTGGTGCCTGTTCATCCAATTTGGCTGATTTTATTGACCAGGATGATAAAATTCCGATTTATATAGAAAAAAATCCGGGTTTCAGATTGCCGGCTAACGGTGCCCGAATTATTATGGTTGGGGCGGGAACCGGAATCGCTCCTTACCGTGCATTTATGCAACAGCGTGAAAGTTTGGGAATGAAGGGAAATACTTGGTTGTTTTTTGGCGATCGCCGGTTTCAGTCCGATTTTTTGTACCAAACAGAATGGCAGAAGCTGTTGGAAAAGAAACTTCTGGAAAGAATGGATGTAGCTTTTTCACGCGATCAGGAAGAGAAAATTTATGTGCAGCATAAGTTAAAAGAGAATCGGAAGGAGATTTTTAACTGGATGGATAACGGGGCACATTTTTATCTCTGTGGAGACCGAAAAAATATGGCTAATGATGTAACAAGAACTTTCCTCGAAATAATTCGAACAGAAGGTGGTGTAAGTGAAGAACAAGCTGAAAAATATTTAAAACAATTAAAAAAAGAAAAACGGTTTCAAACCGATGTATATTAA
- a CDS encoding NAD(P)H-binding protein: MIKRVSILGCGWLGTALGRRLMSKGYVVKGSAATSESYTKLEFTGIQTYHIRVEPDSLTVDYNSFFNTDVLICCIPPRRNENVADIFPRQIAQIAQQVQKMEISKVIFISSTSVYESGNKVVREGEEGNPEKASGQALLKAEEILLTISGVQTTVVRFGGLIGANRNPARFMAGKKNIAAGSPVNLIHRDDCVNILTEIIEKGVWGEVFNACSPEHPTKEEFYTKAAKISELPLPEFSERTENYKVISSEKLINRLDYKFQYPSPMDYLKELEEWTYRI, translated from the coding sequence ATGATAAAAAGAGTATCCATATTAGGTTGCGGGTGGTTAGGAACTGCTTTAGGGAGAAGATTGATGTCAAAAGGATATGTGGTTAAAGGTTCTGCTGCTACTTCTGAAAGTTATACCAAGCTTGAGTTTACAGGAATTCAAACCTATCATATTCGCGTTGAACCCGACTCGTTAACAGTTGATTACAATAGCTTTTTTAACACCGATGTTTTAATTTGTTGTATTCCGCCCCGACGAAACGAAAATGTAGCGGATATCTTTCCAAGACAAATAGCGCAAATAGCGCAGCAGGTTCAGAAGATGGAAATTTCAAAAGTAATTTTTATCTCTTCCACTTCGGTTTATGAATCGGGAAACAAAGTTGTGCGGGAAGGAGAGGAAGGAAATCCGGAGAAAGCAAGTGGCCAGGCTTTGTTAAAGGCAGAGGAGATTTTGCTAACTATTTCCGGGGTTCAGACAACTGTGGTTCGCTTTGGCGGATTAATTGGTGCCAATCGTAATCCGGCACGCTTTATGGCCGGTAAAAAAAATATTGCCGCCGGTTCGCCGGTAAATCTGATACACCGGGATGACTGCGTGAACATTCTTACTGAGATTATTGAAAAGGGAGTTTGGGGCGAAGTGTTTAATGCCTGTAGCCCGGAACATCCCACCAAGGAAGAGTTTTATACAAAAGCTGCCAAAATAAGTGAATTACCTCTGCCTGAGTTTTCAGAGAGAACAGAGAACTACAAAGTGATTAGCAGTGAAAAGTTGATAAACAGGCTGGACTATAAGTTTCAGTATCCCAGTCCAATGGATTATCTAAAAGAGCTGGAAGAATGGACATATCGCATTTGA
- the cysI gene encoding assimilatory sulfite reductase (NADPH) hemoprotein subunit, with product MSESIKWEELSEVEKIKFDSNYLRGTLLESLADPITGAIHADDTQVSKFHGIYQQTDRDTDKERKQQKLEPLYSFLIRVRMPGGTVTPQQWLQMDAVSNEFANGTLKLTTRQTFQLHGVFKKNLKGTIQKINDRLLDTIAACGDVNRNVMCHANPAESPFYPEIIELAKKVGGHLLPQTGAYHEIWLDKKLVADSKEEIEPLYGERYLPRKFKIGIVIPPQNDCDVFSQDLGFVAIIEKEKIMGYNVVVGGGLGSTFGKPETYPRAGNVIGFCKPEQVIDVAEKVILVQRDNGDRQNRKQARLKYTIDRLGLDWFVDEVEKRLGFSLEKAKAFKFTRTGDNFGWKKGTDNKWHLTYFVEGGRVKDDGTRLLKTALREVAKISDGNFILTGNQNLIIAGVSEKVQKKVNTIFNKHDVSPNGISGLRKNSIACVALPTCPLAFAEAERYLPTLVSKIETILEKYNLYKEEIVIRMTGCPNGCGRPYLAEIGLIGKSPGYYNLYLGGSFNGSRLNTLYKETISEEEILQELEPIIKDYAESRNKGEHFGDFILRKNYVKEIKEGKEFRH from the coding sequence ATGAGTGAATCGATTAAATGGGAAGAATTATCTGAAGTTGAGAAAATAAAATTCGACAGTAATTATCTGCGGGGAACTTTGCTGGAAAGTCTGGCTGATCCAATTACTGGCGCAATACACGCAGATGATACGCAGGTATCCAAATTTCACGGCATTTATCAGCAAACCGATCGGGACACCGACAAAGAGCGAAAACAGCAAAAACTGGAGCCGTTGTATTCGTTTTTAATCCGCGTGCGTATGCCGGGAGGAACAGTTACTCCGCAGCAATGGTTGCAAATGGATGCCGTTTCCAACGAGTTTGCCAACGGAACATTAAAGCTAACAACCCGTCAAACGTTTCAGTTGCATGGTGTGTTTAAAAAGAATTTGAAAGGAACGATTCAGAAAATTAACGATCGTTTGCTGGATACCATCGCTGCATGTGGCGATGTAAACCGAAATGTAATGTGTCATGCAAATCCGGCCGAGTCTCCATTTTACCCGGAAATTATTGAACTGGCAAAAAAAGTAGGAGGGCATTTATTACCTCAAACGGGTGCTTACCACGAAATCTGGCTTGACAAGAAGTTGGTGGCCGACAGCAAGGAAGAAATTGAACCGCTTTACGGAGAGCGTTATTTGCCGCGTAAGTTTAAAATAGGAATCGTAATTCCGCCGCAAAACGACTGTGATGTTTTTTCGCAGGATTTGGGTTTTGTTGCCATCATCGAAAAAGAAAAAATTATGGGATACAACGTCGTTGTTGGCGGAGGATTGGGCTCTACTTTTGGAAAGCCTGAAACTTACCCCAGAGCAGGAAATGTGATTGGTTTCTGCAAACCGGAACAGGTAATCGATGTGGCGGAAAAAGTGATATTGGTACAACGCGATAATGGCGATCGCCAAAACCGGAAACAGGCACGTTTAAAATATACAATCGACAGGCTTGGCCTTGACTGGTTTGTTGATGAAGTGGAAAAACGGCTTGGTTTTTCGTTGGAGAAAGCAAAGGCCTTTAAATTTACACGCACCGGGGACAACTTCGGATGGAAAAAAGGTACCGACAATAAATGGCATCTTACTTATTTTGTGGAAGGTGGTCGTGTAAAAGACGACGGAACTCGCCTGCTAAAAACAGCTCTCCGTGAAGTCGCAAAAATCAGCGACGGGAATTTTATTCTTACCGGTAACCAGAATTTAATTATTGCCGGCGTTTCCGAAAAGGTACAAAAGAAGGTAAATACTATTTTTAATAAACACGATGTCTCTCCCAACGGAATTTCTGGCTTGCGGAAAAATTCGATCGCATGTGTGGCTTTGCCAACCTGCCCACTGGCATTTGCCGAGGCTGAGCGCTATTTGCCCACGCTGGTTTCAAAAATTGAAACGATTTTGGAAAAATATAACCTGTATAAAGAGGAAATTGTTATCCGAATGACTGGCTGCCCCAATGGCTGTGGCCGCCCATACCTGGCCGAAATTGGCTTGATTGGTAAATCGCCCGGTTACTATAACCTTTATCTTGGTGGAAGTTTTAACGGTTCCCGCCTCAATACCTTATACAAAGAAACGATTTCTGAAGAAGAGATTTTACAGGAATTGGAACCAATCATCAAAGATTATGCGGAATCGCGAAATAAGGGAGAGCATTTTGGCGATTTTATACTTCGAAAAAATTATGTAAAGGAAATAAAAGAAGGGAAGGAGTTCAGGCACTAA
- a CDS encoding TonB-dependent receptor yields the protein MSGNIKDAASGEDLIGATIVVKNLQNTGTTSNAYGFYSLTLEKGQYQLSVQFVGYETEAFNLVLDENKSLNVEMKERSFEIGNITVTGERADRNISSVDMGNIKMIPGRIESIPVIFGERDVFKTIQLTAGVKPAGEGSSGFYVRGGGIDQNLISLDEAPVYNASHLMGFFSVFNSESIKDANLMKGSIPVEFGGRASSVFDIKMKDGNQKEYGVTGNVGLISSGLTVEGPVIKDKSSFVVSGRRTYADMFLVFSNDEDVNNSTLYFYDLNLKTNYKINKNNRIFLSGYFGRDKFKFAEEFGFDWGNKTGTFRWNHNFSEKLFSNTSVIFSNYSYNINILRDLDVDIRSEIQDWNIKQDFSYYANVRNTIKYGGNMIYHNILPGEISVPPGSIYSPLEITRRKAIEWAAYVSNQQTISEKIKLYYGLRLALFSNIGPGEFYEFDDDGALANTIEKEDFEFVKTQGGLEPRLGLIYMLGAESSVKASYNRIYQFLHLLSNSTTATPTDLWLPSSNNVKPQISDQFSLGYFRNFKNNEFESSLEIYYKDLKNQIDYKNSADLIFNSTVEAELVFGRGWAYGAELTVKRNYGRINGWLSYTWSKTMRQFDEINQGDPFPARHDRTHDFSIVGMYDINDRLKFSATWVYYTGNAVTFPSGRYEIDGQIVEYYTERNGYRMPDYHRLDIGLTWVRKKTSNFESSWNFSIYNAYARENAYYIDFRESETNPGETEAVQFSLFKIVPSVSYKFKF from the coding sequence TTGAGCGGGAATATAAAGGATGCAGCTTCAGGTGAAGACTTGATTGGTGCAACCATTGTTGTGAAAAATTTGCAAAATACCGGTACCACTTCCAATGCTTATGGTTTTTATTCTCTTACCCTGGAAAAGGGACAATATCAGTTAAGTGTTCAGTTTGTTGGTTATGAAACCGAGGCTTTTAATCTTGTTTTGGATGAAAACAAGAGCCTGAATGTTGAAATGAAAGAAAGGAGTTTTGAGATTGGAAATATAACAGTTACCGGAGAGCGGGCAGACCGGAATATTTCTTCGGTAGATATGGGAAATATAAAAATGATTCCGGGCCGGATTGAGAGTATTCCGGTTATTTTTGGCGAACGCGACGTTTTTAAAACCATACAGTTAACTGCGGGCGTAAAACCTGCGGGCGAAGGAAGTTCCGGCTTTTACGTTCGCGGCGGAGGAATTGACCAGAACCTCATCTCGCTTGATGAGGCTCCGGTATACAACGCTTCGCACCTGATGGGCTTTTTCTCTGTGTTTAATTCAGAGTCGATAAAAGATGCCAACCTGATGAAAGGTTCAATACCGGTCGAGTTCGGCGGTCGCGCTTCATCGGTATTCGATATAAAAATGAAAGACGGAAATCAAAAAGAATACGGTGTTACCGGGAATGTGGGATTAATTTCATCGGGTCTAACCGTGGAAGGGCCGGTTATAAAAGATAAAAGTTCATTTGTTGTGAGTGGCCGCCGAACGTATGCCGATATGTTTTTGGTATTTTCAAACGACGAAGATGTAAATAATTCAACCCTCTATTTTTACGACTTAAACTTAAAAACCAATTATAAAATCAATAAAAACAACCGGATTTTTCTTTCCGGATATTTTGGACGTGATAAGTTTAAATTTGCGGAAGAATTTGGATTTGACTGGGGAAATAAAACCGGAACCTTTCGCTGGAATCACAATTTTAGCGAAAAATTGTTTTCAAATACATCCGTCATTTTTAGTAATTATTCATACAACATAAATATTCTTCGCGATTTGGATGTCGATATTCGTTCTGAAATCCAGGACTGGAATATTAAACAGGATTTTTCGTACTACGCGAATGTCAGGAATACGATAAAATATGGCGGTAATATGATATATCACAATATTCTTCCCGGTGAAATTTCTGTACCTCCGGGTTCTATCTACAGTCCGCTGGAAATAACACGAAGAAAGGCCATTGAATGGGCTGCTTATGTTTCTAATCAGCAGACCATTTCTGAAAAAATAAAATTGTATTACGGATTACGACTGGCATTATTTTCCAATATTGGTCCGGGCGAATTTTATGAATTTGATGATGATGGTGCGTTGGCGAATACGATTGAAAAAGAAGATTTTGAATTTGTAAAAACACAAGGAGGGCTGGAGCCAAGGCTGGGTTTAATTTATATGTTAGGTGCAGAGAGTTCGGTAAAAGCTTCTTACAACCGGATATATCAGTTTCTTCATTTGCTTTCCAATTCGACTACAGCTACTCCAACCGATTTGTGGTTGCCTAGCAGTAATAACGTAAAACCACAGATTTCAGATCAGTTTTCTCTTGGGTATTTCAGAAATTTTAAAAACAATGAATTTGAGTCCTCTCTGGAAATTTATTACAAGGATTTAAAAAACCAAATTGATTATAAAAACAGTGCGGATCTCATTTTTAACTCAACAGTTGAGGCTGAACTTGTATTTGGCAGGGGTTGGGCTTATGGAGCGGAGCTAACCGTGAAACGAAACTATGGACGAATAAATGGCTGGTTAAGCTACACCTGGTCGAAAACAATGCGGCAATTCGACGAAATAAATCAGGGAGATCCTTTTCCGGCCCGGCACGATCGCACCCATGACTTTTCAATTGTTGGAATGTATGATATCAACGACAGGCTTAAATTTTCAGCTACCTGGGTGTATTACACCGGTAATGCAGTTACATTCCCCAGTGGGCGTTATGAAATTGATGGCCAGATTGTGGAATATTACACAGAAAGGAACGGTTACCGGATGCCCGATTATCACCGGCTTGATATAGGACTGACATGGGTTCGGAAGAAAACCAGTAATTTTGAATCGAGTTGGAATTTTTCAATATATAATGCTTATGCCCGGGAAAATGCATATTACATCGATTTTAGAGAAAGTGAGACAAATCCCGGCGAAACAGAAGCGGTGCAATTTTCGTTGTTTAAAATTGTTCCTTCAGTAAGTTATAAATTCAAATTTTAA
- a CDS encoding DUF4907 domain-containing protein yields MTKKPVYILIGILAVLVVLFALKEKKTETARFKQERFSVQTFTTGDGGWGYSIFHNKKRIIKQDVIPVIRKNMSFQSEKDARITGLLVIEKLNAKKLPTLNRQELENLHISLGS; encoded by the coding sequence ATGACTAAAAAACCTGTTTATATACTCATAGGCATATTGGCTGTACTCGTAGTTTTATTCGCTTTAAAAGAAAAGAAAACAGAAACAGCAAGATTTAAGCAAGAACGTTTTAGTGTTCAAACCTTTACCACGGGGGACGGTGGCTGGGGATATTCCATTTTCCACAATAAAAAAAGGATTATCAAACAGGATGTTATCCCTGTAATCCGGAAAAACATGTCTTTTCAGTCGGAAAAGGATGCCCGGATCACCGGATTGCTGGTAATTGAAAAACTTAATGCAAAAAAACTTCCTACACTAAACAGGCAGGAACTCGAAAACCTGCACATTTCGTTAGGTAGTTAA
- a CDS encoding Kelch repeat-containing protein yields MKINYLFILLLFVLSLGLSSCGNDDDDELMGNWSEKSGLDGTARSEAVGFVIDSKFYMGTGFDGEDQLKDFWVYDPDGDYWTQLSDFPGVARNGAVGMAINGKGYIGTGFDGDDALKDFYEYDPSTQSWNQIEDFPGEARYSATAFAIEDNGYVGTGRGDDLFYKDFYTYSTSSKTWKSIISIGGSKRRDASSFVIDKIGFVVSGYNNASYEDDVWAYDPSTGYWTEMRHISNYDDDKKYDNDYTTIARMNGSAFTLNGKGYLACGSTGSNVSNVWEYDPQMDLWEERTGFEGASRTEAVGFSIGSKGYVVTGRSGSYYLYDLWCFDPTVEQVDND; encoded by the coding sequence ATGAAAATTAATTATTTATTTATTTTACTTCTTTTTGTACTTTCTTTGGGTCTAAGCTCGTGCGGCAATGATGACGACGATGAATTGATGGGAAACTGGTCGGAAAAATCAGGATTGGATGGAACCGCCCGAAGTGAGGCCGTTGGTTTTGTAATTGATTCCAAATTTTATATGGGAACAGGTTTTGACGGAGAAGACCAGTTAAAAGACTTCTGGGTTTACGATCCGGACGGCGATTACTGGACACAACTTTCCGATTTTCCCGGTGTGGCCAGAAACGGTGCTGTTGGAATGGCCATCAATGGAAAAGGATACATAGGTACCGGTTTTGACGGAGATGATGCATTAAAAGACTTTTACGAATATGACCCTTCAACACAAAGCTGGAACCAAATTGAAGATTTCCCGGGAGAAGCAAGATACAGTGCGACTGCTTTTGCTATCGAAGACAATGGATATGTAGGTACGGGTCGCGGTGATGATCTTTTTTATAAAGATTTTTATACCTACAGTACTTCTTCCAAAACCTGGAAAAGTATAATCAGTATAGGTGGTTCCAAAAGACGCGATGCCTCTTCCTTTGTAATAGATAAAATCGGATTTGTTGTTTCCGGATACAACAACGCATCCTACGAAGACGACGTTTGGGCTTATGATCCTTCGACAGGATACTGGACAGAAATGCGCCATATTTCAAACTATGACGATGACAAAAAATACGACAATGACTATACGACTATTGCCCGGATGAACGGTTCCGCATTCACCTTAAACGGGAAAGGTTATCTGGCATGTGGAAGTACCGGTTCAAACGTGAGTAACGTATGGGAATATGATCCTCAAATGGATTTATGGGAAGAGAGAACTGGTTTTGAGGGAGCGTCGCGTACAGAAGCAGTTGGTTTTTCTATTGGTTCAAAAGGATATGTTGTAACCGGCAGAAGCGGAAGTTATTATTTATATGATTTATGGTGTTTTGATCCAACCGTGGAACAAGTTGACAATGACTAA